TGCAAAAGGTTGCTGGTATTtttgctcaacagccaatcaaattacacccttccCTTCCATGCTCTTGAAGCTTGgtttgtttatggctcagtagGCCTACAAGCCacttatgtttgtttcccatttacaaagcCGAACTGATCCAAGTCGAAGGAACACCAGAAGTCGTACATTGAACGCcagtggtggacagtaacgaagtagatgtatttcgttcctgtacttaagtaacatatgtatctgtactttactcaagtcttctatttggtgagactttatactttaactccactacatttcaaagtgaaaatttGTACtctttactccattacatttagtaaaacctctcgttcctttttaccaaagcgaaTCAAATAATGGGAGGTCAAAGCGAgtgcacaataaaacaaaaaatatatcaaCATACTGTGTAGCCTAGATCTAGAACATGCCAAAATACTTTAAAAAGCTTACAAGCTCAAATGGGTATACATTAGATTTATAGCACCTTCAAAATGCTGTCGTTCTGATTTAAACATGGAGGACTGCATGATTACAGTGACTTGATTTTTagcatttatttaaatgtcCATTTCAGGCATGGACTACATTAAGGACCATCTGGAGGAAGACACTTCACATCAATTGCCAGCTAATGGCTCGAGTACATCAGATGATGAGGACTTCTTTGATAGCATGAAGACACCTGATGGTCAGGAAAATATTAAACAATTAGAGGGCTACCTTGCCTCAAAGGCAGACCACAAGGATATATTAAAGTCGTACCCTGTAGTGTGTAAGTTATCTCTTAAACTCAACACCACTTTACCAGCTTCCGCCGCTTGCTGGCGCCTATTTAGCACAGCTGGGCTGATTTTCAGTCCACGGCTGGATGCAAAACATTTTGAGAACCAGCTCCTCCTGAAGCTAAATAAGAAATATTTCATCTTTGGTAAATAGTGAACAGCCATTTTAGGCTTGCTGTTTAAGCATGCCACTTGTGATTCAGGGTAGGTCAGGTTAACTGGTTTGTTGTTACTTACCTCTCTGCTTGTACCAGAGTATCCTACCCTATAATCTTAAGCACAAATTGGTATAACATAATGGTTTCTCGTATTATGGAATTTATGCAAGCTGTAGTTCCTGTAATGGTAATTTTTCCCCACTTGTGATGTCTGGCCGAGTATTTAGTTTTGACTTTCTATGTACCAGAGTGTCACTACATACTTCTTTACAGTCTTCGGTGCAGACTGGTGTGCTCTGTAATTTTGTGGAATTTatcagaccctccaggattttgcgatgttgcgatggcaccaattcacgcaaattcaaTTATTCCCTGCGAATTCAGtgcgacgttgcaattttaacacatgaccgcaactttcccgcaaatttgacaaatcattgtcgtctcccacaactttctcccttccgcTACACCAAGGGTGGAAATTCTGCCCTGCGGACAgggtgcagacactagcagagttctaatccgttgtaaacaatgagaatggctacaccagacgaCTTtaaaaattaatatatgaaattaacaacataaacacctatatggataaaataaatcaacaaggatagcaaaacagattgataagcatagaatgggaacagcagaaacgcaggcaggacatCAGACGACgaaacagatcacagtgacactggcttttttcttttttttttcgttttatgtgaaggctgagatattcagtcttacttgtggtccttttgtaatactgttaagtttaaattaaactgcgtgttggtttacagagaaatcagagtaacgGACCGCCACACGCAGCacttggtttgatacagttgagtttactggttttagGATTGGACAAGATTCAGTCGGAGATGCAGAGCTCAcaatagctctgtcacccacggctggagaattttacatgtgatcacaattggtttataagtccagtcttcactgatggtactttctgggcctccaggtatacgcctctctgtgacttgtcgtaatttctggcctgacaattaagtttctgtgagtCTCCACTCCCTTCCTACAGATAGtttccctatctcatctgtctcctgcccaggctgctctatgaccttggaatttatgtcactggtcttcctaaacttgaaagcatgtgctttgaatgttatcttaggcccctctgtctgaaacctgttttccaactgcctttagttatactggttaaataggcatacattgttaatagaaataaaatgttaataaattcatacctaaactgaatttatcttacaataccaacaggtgcagtTCGTTGTGGATAAATAAATCCTATGCACTGTTCCTGCTACGTGTTTaccataacatagcataactagctatgtttctagataactgtctaacagctgttgccattcccacgagacgaacatttgaatgatgtcaaagtaaaagtcctacactatactgtgttcgtttccataacaacaatacaagcaatatacattttctgacctaaataaacagagggcagaacagcctattttgctacatttttgtagtcctggtaatcttttgtttggcatgttggtaaggttatttagaggatcatttctcaatggttttgttctttaaagaatgtttgtttattcattatttatttttcaacaaataactcaattataattacaaagagggaaattcgcaactttttatcgcaactttcacgtGCTCctgcaatttcatcgcaacaaacacctaaaaaacaccgcAACTTTCACcacaactttttggaaaagccccCGCGAAATCAGTAAtattaggccgcaactatcacaaaaaaggcccgcgaaatcctgggacaggggcgtaactatagggggtgcagcaggtgcggctgcacctgggcccgtggggtgtcggggcccgtagccgggccaAAGATATAAACGCGTCACTCAGCTGGCCCCCTCTATCCAAATACAGCGACAGGAGTCGCTCAGCGGGCCCAGCCTCAGTCTCGGCACAACATCAAATTTTCTCGGATTTGCTTATGTTCAAATGCGCACTGTTAACACACATTTggcagtgtcaaatgctatatagacacttgaaagggcaaacttatcccAGTCATGGTGGTCATTATTTTTTGgtgaaaagtagcaatttataacaaaatcatatgcttatcctacatacactatagaaaatatcaaaacactattcaattaaatgaataagttcttattttctttggtatttttatgattagcaatgatgattgctgggtaatatgtgtgttgttgtccattgtcaagtctctatttgatcatgtgacaatacaatacgcaatagttaaaccaattctgataacctaggtctgaaggtctgataacctagttcattgagcactgcacagcacaactttactcgtaacaatgccttttaagcacaagagtggaagtagaaaagggcaagagaaaaaagaacaggaggaggaggcggcaaagctgcctaaattagattattttggctttttaactagccgtcaactagtcgccagcccacagagtcagcagtgcagcagttcaactGGGATTAGtatcgctgcttctgccctcagtggtttgtcagcaaccatgcaacagttaacaacttttacggtaagaaatgttcctgctgagttcattgtgtacacacccatcgcttctgaaatatgtaaggatgattaattaaacactatttatatagggaacgctacgatttttttttttttttagcgttcactaggggggcccgtcataatatcttgcacctgggcccgtcgttactacgttacgccactgtccTGGGGGGACTGATTTATACAAAAACTAGTTCCTGTAATGACTTTTTTTTCACGTTTGATCTGAGgtcaagtgttttgttttgactttcGTCTGTTTTTGTACCTAGGTTTGTGTAGGGAATATCACTACTATCACTAGTCTTCAGCACAAACTAGTATAACACCACATTCTCTGATTTTGTTCACATTCACTGATTATGTTTTGTACTCTTcatactctttttaatagacaaatgtaagacactatttaaagagtggcattagtattttcaccttatatcagttgattgagcCGGAGCTTTGATGTGGAAATGATAAAAGGCCATtagaaccataattcatcaaggtacttttacttttaatacttaagtatatatgaaggcaaatacttttatacttctacttaagtggaaatggaaaaaagtgcatacttccacttttactggagtaatattttacaccaggtatctatactttcacttaagtACTTAGTTATTGTACTTCGTCCACCACTGTTGAACGCACAAGATCTGTGAGAAGCAATTTGCTGCCAGATAGCTAACTTGCTAGGACTGAACCAAATGACAGAGAGCTAGCATCTACGgattttaaatgcattttgaaagaaagaatgaacaTTGATCAGATAAATAGGCCTAGagcaaatgtgtttcttggTAGCTAGTTCATTATATGCACCAAGAGTAATCAAGCCCTGGTTTTACACGCTCTCGTCTTTATGAATACTCACCAGAGCAAATCCTGTTATTagaactagggctgaacgatttgggaaaataatctaattgcgattttttccccccaaatattgcgattgcgatttaataaacgatttttttccccaacaaatcgtaatgaatgaccaacacaatattagatacatttagtgtaaaatattatttcccacattttacatttttatttaacggctcattacagaatcaagaacaacaaatcggtggctttgccactgtgcatttaagtaatttaaacaaagtcattgtaagaataaacacaaggcatgcactttttaaacactgtgtgcaaaatgtaccatctaaagaatttttttatttttttttcagaccaCGTATTTAATCGcaaacgttgcggttagaaaatcacgttctatcatatcgcaattaaatcgcaaatgcaattttttttattttatccaaattttttccccaacaaatcgtaatgaatgaccAACataatattagatacatttagtgtaaaatattatttcccacattttacatttttatttaacggctcattacagaatcaagaacaacaaatcggtggctttgccactgtgcatttaagtaatttaaacaaagtcattgtaagaataaacacaaggcatgcactttttaaacactgtgtgcaaaatgtaccatctaaagaatttttttattttttttttagaccacgtatTTAATCGcaaacgttgcggttagaaaatcacgttctatcatatcgcaattaaatcgcaaatgcaattaatcgttcagccctaattagAACCAATGACATCCTTGAATGGATTTGATGTCCACCATCTTGAAATGATAACGAcaattatttgtgttttttcttgttttatttgtatttgttttattagCAATCATTCAGCAACTAATTTAATATAGATTTAGTTTGACATTTTCTTAGGGATGATAATGATTTTATTCAGTTTAAGAGAAATGTGTCAAGACTAGTTTACAATAATAACCCTGCTTTTCATATCGTGTTAAACTTATGTAACCACATCTTATGAGGTGGTAAAGTCAaccaacaagaaaaaaacaatcaaatgaaaaacaacTAAAACAATGTCATGCTGTTGAAACTAGTCGCCACATTCTTTTGACCACAATTACAGTTCCTTAATCACACAAAGAGCAGCTTTTATTAAAAAAACTCATGGAGATAAGAAAACCTTATGTGTAGAAACAAAAAATATGTTAAAGAAGAAAAGAGGTGGATTGTGTTTctacacaacaaaaaaatactGTGATTCATATTGAACACATGATGAATAATAATTAGTTTGACCAAGTTCATGACACACAATAGGTATgcaagacattttatttcacagacaTTACCATTGAACTATAGAaataacagacaaaaaaaaaatgaaatccctCTGAAGTGCTCAAATAGTATGACTATCATACTGTACAATTCTACATTTGTTACACAACACAACCTCTTAGACATAATGTGCCGCTTTCCCCGATCCACACAAGTGGTATGAGATAAAAACATTAAAGACAGATGAGGATAGActgctgcacacagacagaggctaAGTATGTGTTTAGTGAGATTATACATGAACTGAATGTACTTTACTGTGTCTAATATATTCCAATATTCTAATATCATATCATGTACATCATAATCCACTTATAAGACActtcatataataataacaaacatacaataatacacataaaatgtattttagtaGAATTGTTATATTCATGGGTATGACTACAAGTAGTTAACAACACCTTAACATATTAGAGGTCACTAATTAAGGAAACGGAGTCAGCCTGATACGATATTTAGACACTGTCAAGATAAAGAAGGTATTGTTTTCCTGTGTGAGCTCGGTACGGCAACACATTTACCCAGGATCCTCATCAGGGCCTCCCTAAGCTCCTTGTTCCTTAAGCTGTAAATGATGGGGTTGAGAAAAGGCGTTAGAACAGAATACAGCACTGCTATAGTCATGCGTGTGTCGGGGGAGAATGTGGCCACGCGGTACgagacgtacacacacgtgGCCGACACATACGATATGCACACCAATATTAGGTGCGAAGCACACGTGGTGAAAGCTTTGATCCTCTCTTCCCGGCCCATGCAGTGCACTGCCTTGCCTATGCACACATAAGAGGccaggatgagagagaatgtgcCAAGGAGAACAAACAGTGCGATGGTGAGAGACACAGTGCTGTTCATTCTTGTGTCGGTGCAGGCTAGCCTCACCACAGACGAGTGGTCACAGAAGCAGTGCTTCACCCTGTTTGGTCCGCAGAAGGGTAGCTGGACGGCCAGGGAGACGGATGGCAGGACGGCCGCAAACCCAAAGCTCCATGCAGCCACCACCAGGAGGATGCACACCTGCTTGGTCATAATAGTCATGTAGCGAAGTGGGTTACAAATGGCTACATAGCGGTCAAAAGCCATGACTGTCAGGATAGAGCGACCAGTCACAGCCATAGACAGGAAAAAGCACATCTGCAAAATGCAGCCAGTTTTGGAGATGGTGTGTTCCTCTTTTAGTAAACCTGACAGCATGTTAGGCATGGTTACTGACGTGTACACCatgtctgagaaagagaggttaTGAAGAAAGAAATACATAGGAGATTTAAGCTTAGGGTCTGTTCTCACTAGATATATAATCATACTATTGCCACATAAAACCACAACATAAATGGTGAGAAAAACACCAAACATGAGCAGTTTCTTCTCCTGCAGTCCTTCTATGATGAAAAATGTGACTGGACCAGAGACGTTCATGTTGCCAGAACATTCATTAATACCTGTTCTGGAAAAAGGCAGAGAACTGTTAATATGACCACAATTTGTTTAAAAGAGTATAGCTCCAAAAAAAACTGTTAATATGACCACAGTTTGTTAAAAGGAGTATAATAAAACAACTTAATGCAGAGCTGAAAAGGAAGATCTGCACCAGTAACTCCAGTAAAACAGAGCATGAATTAATGCATTGATATGTAAGACATTTAACTCAAGACCTTTCAATTAGACATATTGTTTAGTTACTGTTTAGATCATGAGAAAGTAGGCATTGATTGTGTTAGCATATattataatttaattaaaaaaaataaggaaatTACACAGTAcgtatttttcttttaaatattaAACTTAAAATTGATACCTCTCCTAATTAATAGATATCACcacatgaaaacaacatttcaaggcacaatacattttttctttttcttttcaaatctgATGAACCAATGAATACCATCAATAAAATAGGAAAATGCTTATGTTGATCAGTTACCTGCGTCCAGCTTCAAGtcgtccaccacacacactatcaagGCAAACTCTGTCTTAAATACAGTTCAGGACACTTAGGAGAATTCCAATGACATCATTTCAGAAATTTTTAATACAGCGAGGTATGAAAAGTTTTGCCGCATTATAATGAATCTCAAGAACCAACAATTCCTCCCAGTTAGGACTAGGTCATAGAGAGACCAATCATTAGACccacatgtgtgttttaattgcTTCCAAGATGTAGGCCTCTCTTGTGTACAATTACCAATGATAACTCTGTAATTTTACAAAACAAAGTTACTAATTGAACAGCAACAATGTCATGTCTTAAGCACACAAGGCCTCAAAGACAAAGGATGCTATAAGTAAAACTAATTCataagaagacaaaaaaaagtacTTGGCTATCGTTTTGTGTGGTGGGCTGAATTAGATTGAGATCAGATAAGGTTAGATTTAAACTAGCAGCCAACCAATACCTCCCTTTTTTTAAATACCTGACATCTTATTACCAAGAATTTGACTTTGATTTTACCTAAAGCCACCAAAGTCGGACAATCCGTTTAGGCCTTTCTGTGTGAATAAGCTAAGTAGGCCTGGTTTCCCATCTGAAAAAGACTGGAATAACTATAATCAAATAGTTGGATGTGAAATAATGCAAAAAGACAAGCATTGAGAAAAGCAGAAAACAAAACTAGTAAACTGGCGCATATTTTCAGTGCTTCAGCTAATGATAATGGTCATGAGGCTAGTTACTTAGCAAACCTATCATTGCTTTGGCTAGTGAAAATAGTCATAAGGCTAGTTACAAACGTTTCCATACAGTTTTGAAAATAACAACAAAGAACAAATCAGAATTTAcaatctttctttccttccctctttctttctttctgtctgtctggtgtacATCAACCACTCAGAATTAGAGATAGGGATTCAGATTCACTCTAGGGGTGCACATCATTGATGAGACTGGTGACACTGGAGAGACTGATGACACTGGAGAGACTGGTGCTAGATGTTTATTGCTCTCCGTATGGAGCTGTGCAGCTGAGCTGCTGAAATGATGGAGATTCAGGAGAAGTTCATTGAAGAT
Above is a window of Clupea harengus chromosome 14, Ch_v2.0.2, whole genome shotgun sequence DNA encoding:
- the LOC105908221 gene encoding olfactory receptor 6N1-like; the encoded protein is MNVSGPVTFFIIEGLQEKKLLMFGVFLTIYVVVLCGNSMIIYLVRTDPKLKSPMYFFLHNLSFSDMVYTSVTMPNMLSGLLKEEHTISKTGCILQMCFFLSMAVTGRSILTVMAFDRYVAICNPLRYMTIMTKQVCILLVVAAWSFGFAAVLPSVSLAVQLPFCGPNRVKHCFCDHSSVVRLACTDTRMNSTVSLTIALFVLLGTFSLILASYVCIGKAVHCMGREERIKAFTTCASHLILVCISYVSATCVYVSYRVATFSPDTRMTIAVLYSVLTPFLNPIIYSLRNKELREALMRILGKCVAVPSSHRKTIPSLS